A part of Pararoseomonas sp. SCSIO 73927 genomic DNA contains:
- a CDS encoding tripartite tricarboxylate transporter substrate binding protein codes for MTIRSITRRGALLTLPALAAPSLARAQGGAAAGYPSRPIRMIVPFPAAGATDLTARVVCERMAAILGQPVVIDNRPGAGGNIGSEMVAKAEPDGYTLLTFTIGTASINRFLYTRLPFDPARDLTSVALINEVPNAVVVGADSPFRSFADLMAAAKAKPGTINFASPGNGTSGHLCGELLKFKTGTDITHIPYRGTASIIPDVMAGRCDLAIDNLPGYLPHLAAGRMRALAVTAGTRWPALPEVPTVKESGVPDFEAVAWFGFQAPGRTPRPIVDRLAKLVTEIVAEPAVVERLREIGSTPKALGPEALDRYIAAENEKWQAVVRQSGARLD; via the coding sequence ATGACCATCCGTTCCATCACGCGCCGGGGGGCCCTGCTGACGCTCCCCGCCCTGGCCGCGCCTTCCCTGGCGCGGGCGCAGGGCGGTGCGGCGGCGGGGTACCCTTCCCGCCCGATCCGCATGATCGTGCCCTTCCCCGCCGCCGGCGCGACGGACCTGACGGCGCGGGTGGTGTGCGAGCGGATGGCGGCGATCCTCGGCCAGCCCGTGGTGATCGACAACCGGCCCGGCGCGGGCGGGAACATCGGGTCCGAGATGGTCGCGAAGGCGGAGCCGGACGGCTACACGTTGCTGACCTTCACCATCGGCACCGCGAGCATCAACCGGTTCCTCTACACGCGCCTGCCCTTCGACCCCGCCCGTGACCTGACGAGCGTGGCCCTCATCAACGAGGTGCCGAACGCGGTGGTGGTGGGGGCGGACAGCCCGTTCCGGAGCTTCGCGGACCTGATGGCGGCGGCGAAGGCGAAGCCGGGGACCATCAACTTCGCCAGCCCGGGGAACGGGACGTCCGGGCATCTCTGCGGGGAGCTGCTGAAGTTCAAGACGGGGACGGACATCACCCACATCCCCTACCGCGGCACCGCATCGATCATTCCCGACGTGATGGCGGGGCGCTGCGACCTGGCGATCGACAACCTGCCGGGGTACCTGCCGCACCTGGCGGCCGGGCGGATGCGGGCGCTGGCGGTGACCGCGGGGACGCGCTGGCCGGCCCTGCCGGAGGTGCCGACGGTGAAGGAGTCCGGCGTGCCGGACTTCGAGGCGGTGGCCTGGTTCGGGTTCCAGGCGCCGGGGCGGACGCCGCGGCCGATCGTGGACCGGCTGGCGAAGCTGGTGACGGAGATTGTGGCCGAGCCCGCCGTGGTGGAGCGGCTGCGCGAGATCGGCAGCACGCCGAAGGCGCTGGGGCCCGAGGCGCTGGACCGCTACATCGCGGCCGAAAACGAGAAGTGGCAGGCGGTTGTGCGGCAGTCCGGGGCGCGGCTGGACTGA
- a CDS encoding polysaccharide pyruvyl transferase family protein produces the protein MTRILDWRNDNAVLADLFDWLGDKEISYFVNPGNAGDGLIAQGTYDLFRQNKIFWTPARKENVSGKIVVIAGGGNLVSFYGACREIAEQAFQHAKMTIILPHTIRDQAELLKLAGPSAHIFCRDVPSFEHVKQHVNGARVSMAHDLAFFCDTSGILEDKELNTFWEAKLASILKARGIDSPQELAEKEMECFRADIEKTSMTGGPGNIDISNVFKTGTFKKKVRGGTYMFLRFIQSCGSIATNRLHVGIGSAIMGTKATLYDNSYGKISAVYDYSLKDRYPGVEFAADK, from the coding sequence ATGACCCGGATCTTGGACTGGCGGAACGACAATGCCGTTCTGGCTGATCTGTTCGACTGGCTCGGGGACAAGGAGATCTCCTACTTCGTCAACCCCGGCAACGCCGGCGATGGCCTCATCGCCCAGGGCACCTACGACCTGTTCCGGCAGAACAAGATCTTCTGGACGCCGGCCCGGAAGGAGAATGTTTCCGGGAAGATCGTGGTCATCGCGGGCGGCGGAAATCTCGTCAGCTTCTACGGTGCTTGTCGCGAGATCGCCGAGCAGGCCTTCCAGCACGCGAAGATGACCATCATCCTGCCGCACACGATCCGGGATCAGGCCGAGCTGCTGAAGCTCGCCGGACCCAGCGCGCACATCTTCTGCCGCGATGTCCCCTCCTTCGAGCACGTCAAGCAGCACGTCAACGGCGCCCGCGTCTCCATGGCGCACGACCTGGCCTTCTTCTGCGACACCTCCGGCATCCTTGAGGACAAGGAGCTGAACACCTTCTGGGAGGCGAAGCTGGCCTCCATTCTCAAGGCCCGCGGAATCGACTCCCCCCAGGAACTGGCCGAGAAGGAGATGGAGTGCTTCCGCGCGGACATCGAGAAGACGTCGATGACCGGCGGCCCGGGGAACATCGACATCTCCAACGTCTTCAAGACGGGCACTTTCAAAAAGAAGGTGCGCGGGGGCACCTACATGTTCCTGCGCTTCATCCAGTCCTGCGGCTCCATCGCGACAAACCGGCTGCACGTCGGCATCGGCAGCGCGATCATGGGCACGAAGGCCACGCTCTACGACAATTCCTACGGCAAGATCTCCGCCGTCTACGACTACAGCCTGAAGGACCGCTACCCCGGCGTGGAGTTCGCGGCGGACAAGTAG
- a CDS encoding glucan ABC transporter ATP-binding protein/ permease: MRTGTSMGFLRTYARVLGLLAPDKWVAIGLALAALALAGLQFLEPVLFGRVVDVLSGADRQPPEIVWRQATALLVVWGAVGLTGIAANVAVSLLADRMAHRNRLAVMHRYFQHVLAMPLSFHGDTASGRLMKIMLVGTDHLFAIWLSFFREHLTTFITGFVLLPLTFLMNWRLALVLLALVLVFIVVAAFVVSRTQEAQEKAENFQSQLAGNAQDALSNVVVVQSFTRLAAEAKLFGDIMRQVLDHQFPVLNWWAVVSVLTRSASTVSVITIFILGTWLHMNGQATVGEIVSFMGFATMLIGRLEGAVGFVSRLLMQVPGLREVFNVLDTRSSVPEKPDAVDIGRTAGHVGFEHVAFGYPGGGKILNDVTFEAPPGKTVALVGQTGAGKSTAMSLLQRLWDPIEGRVTIDGHDLRDISLESLRRNVGVVFQDAMLFNRTIRENLLVGRPDATQEELEQACRMAEAHDFISRQPQGYDTPVGERGTSLSGGQKQRLSIARALLKDPPILILDEATSALDAATEARVQKALKVLMAGRTTFIIAHRLSTIRDADEILVFELGRIAERGNFEELVAQGGRFAELVRTQLTGTEAKKPAPVPA; encoded by the coding sequence ATGAGGACTGGGACCAGCATGGGCTTTCTCCGGACCTACGCCCGCGTGCTCGGGCTGCTTGCCCCGGACAAGTGGGTGGCGATCGGCCTCGCGCTGGCGGCACTCGCCCTCGCCGGGCTGCAATTCCTGGAGCCCGTCCTCTTCGGTCGCGTGGTGGACGTTCTCTCCGGCGCGGACCGCCAGCCGCCGGAGATCGTCTGGCGCCAGGCCACCGCCCTCCTCGTCGTCTGGGGCGCTGTCGGCCTCACCGGCATCGCCGCCAACGTCGCCGTCTCCCTGCTGGCGGACCGCATGGCCCACCGCAACCGCCTGGCCGTCATGCACCGCTACTTCCAGCACGTGCTCGCCATGCCGCTCTCCTTCCACGGGGACACGGCCTCGGGGCGCCTGATGAAGATCATGCTGGTCGGCACGGACCACCTCTTCGCCATCTGGCTCTCCTTCTTCCGGGAACACCTGACCACCTTCATCACCGGCTTCGTCCTGCTGCCGCTGACCTTCCTGATGAACTGGCGCCTCGCCCTCGTGCTGCTCGCGCTCGTCCTCGTCTTCATCGTCGTCGCCGCCTTCGTCGTCTCCCGCACGCAGGAAGCGCAGGAAAAGGCGGAGAACTTCCAGTCCCAGCTCGCCGGCAACGCGCAGGACGCGCTGTCCAACGTCGTCGTCGTCCAGTCCTTCACCCGCCTGGCGGCAGAGGCGAAGCTCTTCGGCGACATCATGCGCCAGGTGCTGGACCACCAGTTCCCCGTGCTGAACTGGTGGGCGGTCGTCTCCGTCCTCACCCGCTCCGCCAGCACGGTCTCCGTCATCACCATCTTCATCCTCGGCACCTGGCTGCACATGAACGGCCAGGCCACGGTCGGCGAGATCGTCTCCTTCATGGGCTTCGCCACCATGCTCATCGGCCGGCTGGAGGGCGCGGTCGGCTTCGTCTCCCGCCTGCTGATGCAGGTCCCCGGCCTGCGAGAGGTCTTCAACGTCCTGGACACCCGGAGCAGCGTCCCGGAGAAGCCGGACGCCGTGGACATCGGCCGCACCGCCGGCCATGTCGGCTTCGAGCACGTCGCCTTCGGCTACCCCGGCGGCGGCAAGATCCTGAACGACGTCACCTTCGAGGCCCCGCCGGGCAAGACCGTCGCCCTCGTCGGCCAGACCGGCGCCGGCAAGTCCACCGCCATGTCCCTCCTCCAGCGCCTCTGGGACCCCATCGAGGGCCGCGTCACCATCGACGGCCACGACCTGCGCGACATCTCCCTGGAGAGCCTGCGCCGCAACGTCGGCGTCGTCTTCCAGGACGCCATGCTCTTCAACCGCACGATCCGGGAGAACCTCCTCGTCGGCCGCCCCGATGCCACGCAGGAGGAGCTGGAGCAGGCCTGCCGCATGGCCGAGGCGCACGACTTCATCTCCCGCCAGCCCCAGGGCTACGACACCCCGGTCGGCGAGCGCGGCACCTCCCTCTCCGGCGGCCAGAAGCAGCGCCTCTCCATTGCCCGCGCCCTGCTGAAGGACCCGCCCATCCTCATCCTGGACGAGGCCACCAGCGCGCTCGACGCCGCCACCGAAGCCCGCGTCCAGAAAGCGCTGAAGGTGCTGATGGCCGGCCGCACCACCTTCATCATCGCCCACCGCCTCTCCACCATCCGCGACGCTGACGAGATCCTCGTCTTCGAGCTTGGCCGCATCGCCGAGCGCGGCAACTTCGAGGAGCTCGTGGCCCAGGGCGGCCGCTTCGCGGAACTGGTGCGCACCCAGCTCACCGGCACCGAGGCGAAGAAGCCCGCCCCCGTCCCCGCCTGA
- a CDS encoding tripartite tricarboxylate transporter substrate binding protein: MTLSRRAALAAPSLLLPSLLWPGPARAQAAYPARPVRVVVPFAPAGTTDVAARIVAERLQSRLGQPFTVENRAGAGGNLGSDLVAKGEADGYLLLMQTVSSGAINYTLYGDRMPYRPDDLTEVGLVIRVPNVIFVTNALPVRTLRELVTYAKANPGRLNIGSSGVGTSLHVTGELLKMEAGIQMSHVPFRGAGPMMAEVMSGRVEVAVDNLPSAIGHIRDGRFRALAVTTASRTPALPDCPTTAEEGYPGVEATGWFGFQAPGRTPRAIVERLGAEIDAIIKEPATKARLADLGGMTPDLTPDGGTSPAAFTAFVRAEIAKWGDVVRRSGATVE, translated from the coding sequence ATGACCCTTTCCCGACGCGCGGCGCTGGCCGCGCCATCCCTTCTGCTTCCATCCCTGCTGTGGCCAGGCCCGGCGCGGGCCCAGGCGGCCTATCCGGCGCGGCCGGTGCGGGTGGTGGTGCCTTTCGCGCCCGCGGGCACGACGGACGTGGCGGCGCGGATCGTCGCCGAGCGGCTGCAGTCCCGGCTGGGGCAGCCCTTCACGGTGGAGAACCGCGCGGGGGCGGGCGGGAACCTGGGGTCCGACCTCGTCGCCAAGGGGGAGGCGGACGGGTACCTGCTGCTGATGCAGACCGTGTCCTCGGGGGCGATCAACTACACCCTCTACGGGGACCGGATGCCCTACCGGCCGGACGACCTGACGGAGGTGGGGCTGGTGATCCGGGTGCCGAACGTGATCTTCGTGACGAACGCGCTGCCCGTGCGGACGCTGCGGGAGCTGGTAACCTACGCGAAAGCGAATCCTGGCAGGCTGAACATCGGCTCCTCCGGCGTCGGGACATCCCTTCATGTCACGGGGGAGCTTCTGAAGATGGAGGCGGGGATCCAGATGTCGCACGTGCCGTTCCGGGGCGCGGGGCCGATGATGGCGGAGGTGATGTCCGGGCGGGTGGAGGTGGCGGTGGACAACCTGCCCTCCGCCATCGGGCATATCCGGGACGGGCGGTTCCGGGCGCTGGCCGTGACGACGGCGAGCCGGACCCCTGCCCTGCCGGACTGCCCGACCACGGCCGAGGAGGGGTATCCCGGCGTGGAGGCGACGGGGTGGTTCGGCTTCCAGGCCCCGGGGCGCACGCCGCGCGCGATCGTGGAGCGGCTCGGCGCGGAGATCGACGCCATCATCAAAGAACCCGCCACCAAGGCCCGCCTAGCGGACCTGGGTGGCATGACGCCGGACCTGACCCCTGATGGGGGGACCAGCCCGGCCGCCTTCACCGCCTTCGTGCGGGCCGAGATCGCCAAGTGGGGCGACGTGGTCCGGCGATCCGGTGCAACCGTTGAGTGA
- a CDS encoding glutathione S-transferase: protein MDRPRLLISSRNYSSWSLRGFLLCHLAGLDAEVEAVNLDDPAVRAELLLQSSSIRIPCLLMDGLRIWDTTAIAETLNERFPEARMLPADPAARARCRSIAGEMHAGFQALRASLPMNLRAHRPGFRIWSGPRADIERIVSIWRECLGHWGGPWLMGEHPTVADAMYAPVVTRFLTYDVRLDGACAAYGGRVMEWGPMAEWVAAAQEEPEPPIHELEVDAEF, encoded by the coding sequence ATGGACCGGCCCCGGCTTCTCATCAGCAGCCGCAACTACTCCTCCTGGTCGCTGCGGGGCTTCCTGCTCTGCCATCTGGCAGGGCTGGACGCCGAGGTGGAGGCGGTGAACCTGGACGACCCCGCCGTCCGGGCGGAGCTCCTCCTCCAGTCCTCCTCCATCCGGATCCCCTGCCTGCTCATGGACGGCCTGCGCATCTGGGACACCACCGCCATCGCGGAAACCCTGAACGAGCGCTTCCCAGAGGCCCGGATGCTGCCCGCCGACCCCGCCGCCCGCGCCCGCTGCCGCTCCATCGCCGGCGAGATGCACGCGGGCTTCCAGGCCCTCCGCGCCTCCCTCCCCATGAACCTCCGCGCCCACCGCCCGGGCTTCCGCATCTGGTCCGGCCCCCGTGCCGACATCGAGCGAATCGTCTCCATCTGGCGGGAATGCCTCGGCCACTGGGGCGGCCCCTGGCTCATGGGGGAGCACCCCACCGTGGCGGACGCCATGTACGCCCCCGTCGTCACCCGCTTCCTCACCTACGATGTCAGGCTGGACGGCGCCTGCGCCGCCTATGGCGGGCGGGTCATGGAGTGGGGCCCCATGGCCGAATGGGTCGCCGCCGCGCAGGAGGAGCCGGAACCTCCCATCCACGAGCTGGAGGTGGATGCGGAGTTCTGA